In Capricornis sumatraensis isolate serow.1 chromosome 2, serow.2, whole genome shotgun sequence, the DNA window GCCATCTATTTTGAGAAGAGGGGATCAATGGTGTCTACAAATAACACTGTGGGAAACACTGCTGCAATGAAATAAGAGAAGGGCTAGTGAAGGGAAGAAGGGGGCTAAGAAATTTCCATTTACAGGACACATCTGTGCCAAAGGATTTATAtacattacctcatttaatctcaAGAATCTTGCAAGGTAGGGATTATCAGCTTCGtcttagagatgaagaaaactgCAGCAGGCTCAAATTCAGGAAACTAATATGTGCTGAAGTTAGAACTTGAACTCAGGTCTGTTTAGCTCCAAACCAGGTGTCTTCTCCCCTCATTGTGCCTCTGGCAACTGGGACACAGGAGGAGCCAGCACTTGGAACTTGGACAGGGCTGTGGGTGCTAATGCTACAGAAGAAAGGGCGTGAGCTTAAAGGGGAGAGTCAGGATGGAACCCAGGACCTTCAAATAACCAAAAGCGAAAgtgtcagtcacccagtcatgtctgactctttgcatccccatggactgcagcctgccaggttcttctgtccatgggattctccaggcaagaatactggaatggttgccatgccctcctccagactcaaggattgaacctgggtctcatgtattgcaggaaaattctttatcatctgagccaccacttcaAACCAAGTGGACCCACATAGAAACTAAGCATAGATGTCATCCTGTTTACATGAGCgcatttcaaaagaagaaaaatcagtgtTCCTTGAAGAAGACCATCAGTCGGGGAAATCTTAGGGAGACATCTTCCAGGGCCCCAGTGTGACCAGGGCCTCAGGGCCTGGGACCCTTTACTCAATTGCTATAGCCCAGAACCTGCTTCCTCAGTATCAGCTGTACAGTATTTCCAACAACCATGTCACATCACTTCATCTTTACCCCCACCACTACCTTTCATGTGATAAAAAGCTGGTTTTCCTACTTCCATTCTGAGTCTCCTACAGTCTATTCTCCACATTACAGTCAAAGTGAACATGGAAAACTGCTGCTCAGAAATCCCTGCAGAGACTTCTCATTTGCTTCCAGGATCCAGTCCCCAATCCCACCCAGTCTGCTCGCTTCACTGGCCTCAGTCTGTTGCCAGCCCTCTCTCAGCAAGTTCAGCCACACTGCTGCTCAAATGCACCTGGCTGCTCCTTGCCTCAGAGCACTCACAAAGCTCTGTTTCATTTTCTGAACCACCCCTCCCACTGCTTGGCAAATCATCTTGtagttttcatgtgtttttaattttttccagttttattgagatatcacTGACATATAACTTAGTATTAGTCTAAGATATATCAACAACTTTGACATTTGTGTATATTGCAACATGATAACCATAATAAATTTAGTTAGtatccatcacctcacaaagttacaaatttttttttcttgtgatgagaacttttaagatctaccatcttagcaactttcaaataggcaatacagtattgtagacACCATGGTGTACATTACATGcacagaacttatttatcttgtaactggaGTTTTTACCTTTTGACCAATTTCACCCAGGTTTCGTTCCCTCTAGGCATTCCCATCTAAATTAggtcatcctctgatgccctctgagATGCCATTATCATGGCAATGAGCAGCAATGATAATAAATGATCACTAGTGACGTTAAGAGCAATACATTTCACTTACCTCCCAGATAGACCATTTTTTTCCAGCTCTCAGACTCCAGGATTTCATCATGTGGGTAGTAGCTCTGGTCCATCATGAACAGAATCATGAGTGAGGCCATGCAAGAGAGAATGAACGTGTTGCCTTTGGTCAGGAGGGAGGTGGAAGCCAAAACACAGGAAGCATAGGGGCAGGGTAGACCCTTGTATGTGAAAGGAATGCCTGCAGGGAAAGAAAAGATGGGGTTAACTGCTTCCCACTGCTCTAAAGCATCCCCAGGAGGAAGCCCTTCTCTCTTTGGGTCTTCCCTACCCCATTTTCCAAATTCCTTCACTCTCAGGGCAGCGGCCAGCTGTAAAGAACTTAGTCATTCAGAGATGACGTGTGGGTTTTGCACTGGATCCCCAAGGTAAAGCAGGCAGCTAGGACCAGGCCTGTGCCCTGGCACCTAGGAAGCCTCTGTAGAAGAGGCCTTTGAGATATTTCTGTCTGCCTCCGCAATCCCTTGCATTGTTACCTTAGGCAAGGCAATTACCCTCCCTGGagttcagtttccccatctgtttgggAAACTGGAGTATGACCTCTAGTTTTAGGGTCTGTGAAGCCATGTGCTCCatccaaaggtcacacagcaagaaaAAAGCACAGCTGGTTTAAGAACCAAGGGTTCCCGCCCCCTAGACCAGGGCTCAGCCAAGGCAACCTGAAACCTCCAGTGGGCCTGcagcaggagagagaaggaagcaagAGTCTCCatgaaaggaaggagaggagtcAGTTATTGCTCCCGGGTTTCTGACATCCAACAGCTTCTCCCCTCCAGTTTCCTACCCTCAGCCACAAGTCTGGTTTCCACTCACCTGTCGAATAAAAGCAGAGGCGGAATGAAATAGCTAACACATAGATGATGGCCAGTAACCCATTCAGAGGTCCATCCACACCTAGAAGCAGGGCTGAGGCCAGGCCGAAGGTGGTGAAGACTGCGAAGTCATTCAGTTCGGTTCCTGCTCCAGAAGGCCAAAGTTAGAGGAACTTCCGCTCACATGTCTTGTATCTTAGTCCCCTCTGCTGGGGGAGCTGGAGTGGTGACAAGCAGGATCCTGCTGTCAGGTCTCTGAGGGGCCGGGAGGCAATGCTGCTTCCTGGGGTGGTCAGCTGATCAAAGACTAGGGTCTCCTTCTGGCTCTGCCTCAAGCTGACCATGTGGCCTTAGGCAAGTCTTTCTCTGTCTAGGTCTtagttttcctgtccttcaacatGCGAGGGTTGGACCACAATTGGAAACAAATTAATGATATGGAACCctttttttttcaagcaaaatCCTACTTGggaatattttattatcttttaactGAGTTGCTCTGCTTGgggtatttttcatttctccacACCTCCATTGCCACAACCACAGCTACCACTCCCAGATCCGCCCTGAGAGGGAGACAGGGCAGATAAGCCAAGTAAAGGCCAGGAGaagggcagccagagacccaCAGGTGAACCAGCAGAGCTGCCAGACCTAGGCTGCGGGGCTCACAGACTCCTGTTCTAGGGCTGCTTCGGCTACACTCAGAGGGACTGAACAGGGGTGGTGACTGCCGGAAGCCTGCTGGATATTACAGGACAGTGGAGCTGACCGGAATGGGTGCTCCTGGGGTCAGGGATGATGAATCCGAGGCCTGGACTCACCGGATTTGGAGCAGATGTTCAGGTGTCTGGTCGCTGACCCGATAGCCATGTCTAATAGAAAGCTGACCAAAACCATCCAGGAGGCGCAGGAGCATTTCCTAAAGTGCAGGCCCACAGGCCAAACAGGACAGCTCTCTCGTAGTATCAAAGAGACTCCACCCCTACCCACCCGCAACTAAACCAATACGCTTCCTGTGCTAGccagcacacatatacacactcctaCATGCTCCCTAACTCACATCCCTTCTGATCTGTCCtgcctcacacaccacacacacatacacacacacagacttacaTCCCCTTCATACTCATATTCTCAACCCACATTCTCAAAGGGCTGCCCTCTATAGGTAATCATTAAGAAACAAGGTCCCTTCCAATTCTAAATTCCAGGCGTATTTGATGGCAAGGGAGATCCTAGGTCCTAGCCCAGCCTCCACAACCATCTCACTGTGGCCTCTGttcctccatctgtaaaatgaaaggttTGTATCAAATGATTTCTTTAACAGATACGAGCCTATTTAGATTATCTATTTCTCCAATGTGAGTTTTGTATCTCCGAAGAAGTTGATCTGTTTCATCTTAGGCTATCAAGTCTGTGGACACAGAGTTGTTCACAATATTCCTTTATTGTACTTTTAATGTCCATGTAATGAttcctcatttttcatttctgatattcgtaatttgtatcttctctttttcttggaTAGCCTGGCTAGAGGTTTATCAAttatattgatcttttcaaagaactagattttggtttcattgattttctttattgaCTTCTTGTTTT includes these proteins:
- the TMEM269 gene encoding transmembrane protein 269 codes for the protein MILGLFSIFCSFCKKCSCASWMVLVSFLLDMAIGSATRHLNICSKSGTELNDFAVFTTFGLASALLLGVDGPLNGLLAIIYVLAISFRLCFYSTGIPFTYKGLPCPYASCVLASTSLLTKGNTFILSCMASLMILFMMDQSYYPHDEILESESWKKMVYLGGVIMLFLCPFSITAFYCLTWSLSYIFFPDALWGKAACLRPQY